One window of the Cryptomeria japonica chromosome 7, Sugi_1.0, whole genome shotgun sequence genome contains the following:
- the LOC131061194 gene encoding F-box/FBD/LRR-repeat protein At1g13570 isoform X1, translated as MAAQDIICRLNELPESFLCSNIISCLPLIDAVLSSILCSKWRYLWTKISHLSFTPEFFSHLFDREEEDVINVRETMEHILMQHDAPLESFGFHISRWSCNVPIYVNVLDEIQIEQCIHHAAKKGVKRMLLKVDADFRGLKMDLPVTAFGCNALLYLELSRFVIPQIPKPTPSENFPFLKTCCLRNIENLTDRSLQGFLELCPVLQKLVILSCKELIDLKVQAANLNCFILLGCSYVESLIADCPQLCQVKIGSDSSLAKVLINTYNLVELKVWDCRILSKMQINSCVFLKEVGSLEALSIEGHSNVGSLRKLSLTSCSSSRFHRFYCPTLVGIFPDLEELKVFPSMMGTSMVRGEKNTSDFMFPNLKKASLFISSRQSKEDVAVLGFVLRNSPSLNTLIVNLLFCFEDFDDLEFKNQLLGLKRASKEVEIKVLNEDDDEDEEEYYEEPEDDEVEEEYYEEREDASPFRNQNDMQDSDWSRSEDGFWDRDDDYTSPRLLPHLMAHIEDC; from the exons ATGGCAGCCCAAGATATTATTTGCAGGTTGAACGAGTTACCAGAAAGTTTTCTCTGCTCCAACATTATCTCCTGCCTTCCCCTCATTGATGCCGTACTCTCCTCCATTCTCTGTAGTAAGTGGCGATATCTCTGGACTAAAATTTCCCATCTTAGTTTTACTCCTGAATTCTTTAGCCATCTATTCGATCGAGAAGAAGAAGATGTTATAAATGTCAGAGAGACAATGGAGCACATTCTGATGCAGCACGATGCCCCTCTTGAGAGTTTTGGCTTTCATATTTCTAGGTGGTCTTGTAATGTTCCAATATATGTGAATGTCTTGGACGAAATTCAAATAGAGCAATGCATTCATCATGCAGCCAAAAAAGGAGTGAAAAGGATGCTTCTCAAAGTTGATGCCGATTTCAGAGGCTTGAAAATGGATCTACCTGTTACTGCTTTTGGTTGTAATGCCCTCCTGTATTTGGAACTTTCCCGCTTTGTGATTCCTCAAATACCCAAGCCTACTCCATCTGAGAATTTCCCATTCCTGAAAACTTGTTGTCTACGTAATATTGAGAATCTTACTGACAGGAGTCTACAGGGATTCCTAGAGCTATGCCCGGTTCTCCAGAAGTTAGTGATCTTAAGTTGTAAAGAATTAATAGATTTGAAAGTCCAGGCTGCTAATCTCAATTGTTTTATCTTATTAGGTTGTTCTTATGTAGAATCCTTGATAGCAGACTGTCCACAATTGTGTCAAGTCAAGATAGGTAGTGATTCTAGCTTAGCTAAAGTGCTGATAAATACTTATAATCTGGTTGAGCTAAAAGTATGGGATTGTCGCATATTATCAAAAATGCAGATAAATTCTTGTGTTTTCCTAAAGGAAGTTGGATCGCTTGAAGCACTGTCAATTGAAGGACATTCAAATGTTGGATCATTGAGAAAATTATCCCTAACCAGTTGCTCATCATCAAGATTTCATCGCTTCTACTGTCCAACTCTTGTCGGCATCTTTCCTGACCTTGAAGAACTCAAAGTATTTCCATCCATGATG GGAACTTCAATGGTAAGGGGGGAGAAGAATACATCAGACTTCATGTTTCCTAATCTGAAGAAGGCATCTCTATTTATTTCATCACGTCAGAGTAAAGAAGATGTAGCCGTGTTGGGTTTTGTTCTTAGAAATTCTCCTTCCTTGAATACTTTAATAGTAAATCTGTTGTTTTGCTTTGAAGATTTTGATGACCTAGAGTTCAAAAATCAATTACTTGGTCTGAAACGAGCATCTAAAGAGGTAGAAATAAAAGTATTgaatgaggatgatgatgaagatgaagaggagTATTACGAGGAACCAGAAGATGATGAGGTTGAAGAGGAGTATTATGAGGAAAGAGAAGATGCATCTCCATTTAGGAACCAAAATGATATGCAAGATTCTGATTGGTCTAGATCAGAGGATGGATTTTGGGATAGAGATGATGATTATACGAGTCCTAGACTTCTTCCTCATCTGATGGCTCATATAGAGGATTGTTAG
- the LOC131061194 gene encoding uncharacterized protein LOC131061194 isoform X2, with translation MPYSPPFSVINSCVFLKEVGSLEALSIEGHSNVGSLRKLSLTSCSSSRFHRFYCPTLVGIFPDLEELKVFPSMMGTSMVRGEKNTSDFMFPNLKKASLFISSRQSKEDVAVLGFVLRNSPSLNTLIVNLLFCFEDFDDLEFKNQLLGLKRASKEVEIKVLNEDDDEDEEEYYEEPEDDEVEEEYYEEREDASPFRNQNDMQDSDWSRSEDGFWDRDDDYTSPRLLPHLMAHIEDC, from the exons ATGCCGTACTCTCCTCCATTCTCTGTA ATAAATTCTTGTGTTTTCCTAAAGGAAGTTGGATCGCTTGAAGCACTGTCAATTGAAGGACATTCAAATGTTGGATCATTGAGAAAATTATCCCTAACCAGTTGCTCATCATCAAGATTTCATCGCTTCTACTGTCCAACTCTTGTCGGCATCTTTCCTGACCTTGAAGAACTCAAAGTATTTCCATCCATGATG GGAACTTCAATGGTAAGGGGGGAGAAGAATACATCAGACTTCATGTTTCCTAATCTGAAGAAGGCATCTCTATTTATTTCATCACGTCAGAGTAAAGAAGATGTAGCCGTGTTGGGTTTTGTTCTTAGAAATTCTCCTTCCTTGAATACTTTAATAGTAAATCTGTTGTTTTGCTTTGAAGATTTTGATGACCTAGAGTTCAAAAATCAATTACTTGGTCTGAAACGAGCATCTAAAGAGGTAGAAATAAAAGTATTgaatgaggatgatgatgaagatgaagaggagTATTACGAGGAACCAGAAGATGATGAGGTTGAAGAGGAGTATTATGAGGAAAGAGAAGATGCATCTCCATTTAGGAACCAAAATGATATGCAAGATTCTGATTGGTCTAGATCAGAGGATGGATTTTGGGATAGAGATGATGATTATACGAGTCCTAGACTTCTTCCTCATCTGATGGCTCATATAGAGGATTGTTAG